A stretch of the Coprobacillus cateniformis genome encodes the following:
- a CDS encoding radical SAM/SPASM domain-containing protein: MKTASYLIKPASSICNMNCQYCFYSDVSKQRRNYSKGIMSKETVEMLIDKALADAQEITFAFQGGEPTMAGLNYFIHFVEYVEKLKKEHIIHYAIQTNGYCLNDEWISFFDKYHFLVGISLDGYKNIHDQVRLKGTQPTFEKILNHIQKIQQTNIDYNILTVVTSQMVPFAKDIYKFYKEQGFEYIQFIPCLPELDHSTEHYDLKPKDFYNFYHDIFQLWYEDLKHGHYISISFFEDLLMIFQGRYPRTCGMLGECQIQLVIEGDGTVYPCDFYALDQYCLGNITVNNIDEIRQFKSGQIFLKEEKRFSSICKECQFKNICHGQCKRMNIVYFDDKYCGYQEFLKDTYQIFYSIGQGKIR, from the coding sequence ATGAAAACAGCTTCATATTTAATTAAGCCAGCCTCATCAATATGTAATATGAATTGTCAATATTGTTTTTATAGCGATGTTTCTAAACAAAGAAGAAATTATTCAAAAGGAATAATGTCTAAGGAAACTGTTGAAATGCTTATAGATAAGGCATTGGCTGATGCACAAGAAATAACTTTTGCATTTCAGGGTGGAGAACCAACAATGGCTGGTCTTAATTATTTTATTCATTTTGTTGAATATGTTGAAAAATTAAAAAAAGAACATATTATTCATTATGCGATTCAAACAAATGGATATTGTTTAAATGATGAATGGATATCATTCTTTGATAAATATCATTTTTTAGTGGGAATATCACTTGATGGTTATAAAAATATACATGATCAAGTTAGATTAAAAGGAACGCAACCTACTTTTGAAAAGATACTTAATCATATACAAAAGATTCAACAAACAAATATTGACTATAATATTTTGACTGTTGTTACATCACAAATGGTACCATTTGCTAAAGACATATATAAGTTTTATAAAGAACAGGGTTTTGAATATATACAGTTTATCCCATGTTTACCTGAATTAGATCATTCAACTGAACATTATGACTTAAAGCCAAAAGATTTTTATAATTTTTATCATGACATTTTTCAATTATGGTATGAAGATTTAAAACATGGACATTATATCTCCATATCTTTCTTTGAAGATTTATTAATGATTTTTCAAGGACGTTATCCAAGAACATGTGGAATGCTAGGGGAATGTCAAATCCAATTGGTTATAGAAGGAGATGGCACAGTCTACCCATGTGATTTTTATGCATTGGATCAGTATTGCCTTGGAAATATAACAGTTAATAATATTGATGAAATAAGACAATTCAAATCAGGTCAAATTTTTCTAAAAGAAGAAAAAAGATTCTCATCAATATGTAAAGAATGTCAATTTAAAAATATCTGTCATGGACAATGTAAAAGAATGAATATAGTTTATTTTGATGATAAATATTGTGGATATCAAGAATTTTTAAAA